A segment of the Candidatus Reconcilbacillus cellulovorans genome:
CCCTCACCGCGCGTTCGATCGCTTCCCCGGCCTCTTTCCAGCCGAACGACAGCTTGTACATGAGCGCAACGGACAAGATCGTGGCAATCGGGTTGGCGACGCCTTTACCGGCGATGTCGGGCGCCGAACCGTGCACCGGTTCGTACAGTCCGAAACTGCCGTCGCCGAGCGACGCCGACGCCAGCATGCCGATCGAGCCGGTCAGCATCGCCGCCTCGTCGCTCAGAATGTCGCCGAACATGTTTTCCGTCACGAGAACGTCGAAGCTCGCCGGGCGCCGGATAAGCTGCATCGCACAGTTGTCGACGAGCAGATGCTCCAGCTCGACGTCGGGATAGTCGGCGGCGACGCGCGTCGCCGTCTCGCGCCACAGCCGCGATGTCTCCAGGACGTTCGCCTTGTCGACGGACGTTACCTTCTTGCGCCGCCCGCGCGCGATCTCGAACGCCCGACGGACGATCCGCTCGATCTCGTCGGTGCGGTAGACGCACGTATCGACCGCCGTCTCGCCGGCTTCCGACGGCTTGCGGTACTTCTCGCCGAAATAAATGCCGCCGGTCAGCTCGCGGACGACGATGAGATCGGTTCCTTCCAGCACTTCCGGCTTGAGCGTCGAAGCGTCTTTCAGGCAATCGAAGACGACGGCGGGCCGGATGTTCGCGTACAGGCCGAGTGCCTTGCGGATGCCGAGCAGCCCGGTCTCCGGCCGCAATTCCTTCGGGTTGTCGTCCCATTTCGGCCCGCCGACGGCGCCGAGCAGGACGGCGTCCGCCTGTCGACAAAGCGCCAGCGTGTCGTCGGGCAGCGGCGTTCCCCGCGCGTCGATCGCGGCCCCGCCGAACAGCGCGCGCTCAAGCTCCAACCGCACCCCGAACACCTGCTCCGTTTTCCGCATGATCTTCTCCGCCTCGGCGACCACTTCCGGCCCGATACCGTCGCCGGGCAACACCGCGATCCGTTTCGTTTGCGGCATGATAACTCGCCTTCCTTCCGACTTTCAAATCGACCGCCATTTTATTTTAAAATCCGGGTTGAACGTTTGCAA
Coding sequences within it:
- a CDS encoding 3-isopropylmalate dehydrogenase — translated: MPQTKRIAVLPGDGIGPEVVAEAEKIMRKTEQVFGVRLELERALFGGAAIDARGTPLPDDTLALCRQADAVLLGAVGGPKWDDNPKELRPETGLLGIRKALGLYANIRPAVVFDCLKDASTLKPEVLEGTDLIVVRELTGGIYFGEKYRKPSEAGETAVDTCVYRTDEIERIVRRAFEIARGRRKKVTSVDKANVLETSRLWRETATRVAADYPDVELEHLLVDNCAMQLIRRPASFDVLVTENMFGDILSDEAAMLTGSIGMLASASLGDGSFGLYEPVHGSAPDIAGKGVANPIATILSVALMYKLSFGWKEAGEAIERAVRETLDAGFRTADISQGGGDVVGTSRMGDLIASRIR